The following are encoded in a window of Mycoplasmopsis verecunda genomic DNA:
- a CDS encoding IS30 family transposase: MITVKKFHNKNIICIQTIRRIDKDFITKKQISKYQHFILRPYQDKKEQAKLESKLKEQRHLSIGFFQLQDLIYVFNLMIEKESLIEISKLTNFHIKTIKENLFTATEQRSYGARITCSNCNHIITNIHYLSMHEFAINKINVFQNIYDGHWIKREKRLKPVEDFIVNWNHKRIKFKQLLRNNRNIDLGENIKYIGKVSDSRLLDEYIKENEGKNVFIPTLQTFYNAIENCLDRIDHTMFVSKRGIKDSMFNKNYKKKKKKIAKRKIPGSKSIHFRDENINNRSEFGHYEFDTVVFNKSSKLILVTLYERKSRLGYAMLSKRDSKSVAKTLAKMVVLYKLNIKSLTIDNGFENYLLYTVLGENVIFNCDPYSSWQKGGIECWHKEIRKYIPKGKFFSFIDNNFIFRLCEAINNSKRNYYLPNRKYPVRLSPNEYYNLYS, encoded by the coding sequence ATGATAACTGTTAAAAAATTTCACAATAAAAACATAATTTGTATTCAAACAATTAGGAGAATCGACAAGGATTTTATAACAAAGAAACAAATTTCAAAATACCAACATTTTATTTTAAGACCTTATCAAGACAAGAAAGAACAAGCTAAACTGGAATCAAAATTAAAAGAACAAAGACATTTAAGTATTGGATTTTTCCAATTACAGGATCTTATTTATGTCTTTAATCTAATGATTGAAAAAGAAAGTCTAATTGAAATTTCAAAGCTAACAAATTTTCATATTAAAACTATTAAGGAAAACCTTTTCACAGCAACCGAACAAAGAAGTTATGGAGCTAGAATTACTTGTTCTAACTGCAACCACATAATTACAAACATTCATTATTTATCTATGCATGAATTTGCGATTAATAAAATTAATGTTTTTCAAAACATTTATGACGGACACTGAATAAAAAGAGAAAAAAGATTAAAACCAGTTGAGGATTTTATTGTTAACTGAAATCATAAAAGAATTAAGTTTAAACAATTGCTAAGAAATAATCGTAATATAGATTTAGGTGAAAATATTAAATATATTGGTAAAGTCTCAGATAGTCGTTTGTTAGATGAATACATCAAAGAAAATGAAGGTAAAAATGTGTTTATACCTACATTACAGACATTTTATAATGCTATCGAGAATTGTTTAGATAGAATTGATCATACGATGTTTGTAAGTAAAAGAGGTATAAAAGACTCAATGTTTAATAAAAATTATAAAAAGAAAAAGAAGAAAATAGCAAAACGAAAAATACCAGGATCTAAGTCAATACACTTTAGAGATGAAAACATTAATAACAGAAGTGAATTTGGACATTATGAGTTTGACACAGTAGTTTTCAACAAAAGCTCAAAGCTAATTTTGGTTACATTATATGAAAGAAAATCAAGACTAGGTTATGCGATGCTTTCAAAAAGAGACTCAAAATCAGTAGCGAAAACACTTGCCAAAATGGTTGTATTATATAAGTTAAACATTAAATCATTAACTATTGATAATGGCTTCGAAAATTATTTATTATACACTGTTTTAGGAGAGAATGTGATTTTCAATTGTGACCCATATTCATCTTGACAAAAAGGTGGAATCGAATGTTGACACAAAGAAATACGAAAATACATTCCTAAAGGTAAATTCTTTTCATTCATTGATAATAACTTCATATTCAGATTATGCGAAGCTATTAATAATTCAAAAAGGAATTATTACCTTCCTAACAGAAAATATCCAGTTAGATTAAGTCCTAACGAATATTACAATTTATATTCTTAA
- a CDS encoding GA module-containing protein, giving the protein MWSFNSDFTNGNTEVDDELHSTSGNAIGYLLMFLGLQGNIGGAYVEGITSSNITTAIKASAEQWKEIYNSYVFNTDVLKSSNPVDYKTTDYYINYVYNTENNQDIDNLITQFTDFGNKFNTIKGLDTGEWRLSRTSGKSKNYFIYNFGKAGTENGGINNSQISAMLNSFKNIQKIGNEKLASLKRSTINNDQNFVNLPQTDIDAIKKLIKAKTNTAQITNLMNNVTPVLNAYKSIIDKYQTIAQLKATELYTLASQDKQENYDAVVTEIEKYFIVSNQEGETVYTDAGISFSTEREQFIPTSSELPVLTTENSKLLLERLQTAEDELNGLRNKAINELKTVISPNKELTAEQLETFTNQINALTGNSSKKASAIKAILEEAKLQALINKAELDKPKFANTEANENNKALNDAIANAQTLITNGMQADQAEPGSFETSYNNFLEGYNSLSEALTNAENANKAYREEKLTEIKKQLTNLPESILNQITYDATKDMSASDFETYLSNLTNLNNNAAFAKELSTIDININPSQKDELTALKNGTYTPNFADANVTTNSGLTDLINKLKKSNTDSLNKLKELAVNSNNTYNNEQLLSSSNQEEQNNIINALTEANTDSLTKITDSLKKTNDFITNQQNINKYNDYVTQLETYLSSNLLTDEVKNSNSEFITSLQEAIKQAKENSLNQNQESTEISNALNTLKTNFYDKAFELAKNTLTTEINKLTAPFLAQTKANLETNLNADSLGKLITDNTTTLQNVSQLLDYQQKITVNLPTYNLDDKKNLSTKVIFNVSSPESKKAYNDAYNALTKFEKEAGSQVVTPEQMKLLLDNMNNAKNNLSGKEPFLGLKEKLSDSLVSDALSDSLIATIQKQMMQLDSPQALIDLNNKVDTLVDARNNIVSIISSDTYAKFISKLNDYNYQNDWNQQNPSIAIESEKDLRKYQQDLETSAFYDAIEDINNKFNQQMFPELSAENKSNAPLVTKTINSEDEGQKEITVINLDNAKLYNDAYNEYNKNLGYLNQGIRTAWNKETTKVNDLIAYIKANNNEDVANKLVSDLNNQLNNFADLKTPNESNIESLPKLIVAKNLIQNNLTNTIVNTLATKYPYVGKDFIQVIANRTDTVDYDFDTILNNISSTLPTLNKDAKDLSDVMTNAALLQSDDSLFSLASEEDKKVFEKAFTDAKEIMNVNENSSHLIAPQSNSDDLTSSEYINTVAKALQSAIETIEKNTLGTKKQQAIETINKLSSLKQAEKTNFINSINSAKTIEEINNIVTEATKLNEINKALNIAKGKALDALEKLTNLSPAQVKQVDDSINSASTPEAVQQALDDAKALNAKIGELKTAQANATNAINALANLTQEQKDAYVTQINQATTPEAISQIQTQASELNNAIESLNSAIKNAEAKMNSTDYTNATPDSKASFDSALQVAKDAVKNAYQNLNASQIEQLATSLSNSEKVLDGNDAEAQKAYALKLAKEKAIKDLSNLTNLTEQQIEALTNQINSATTSEQVVTDSQNATAINTSMMNLINAMKQAKDVQDTDNFKYATLNNQTELVKDLVEYKALLTNGLANASSETIEAMTNKLLNDVKALNGDVNKANGKNNTLWYWLSFLILSIVVLFSGMFAYFYTNKKRNKNN; this is encoded by the coding sequence ATGTGAAGTTTTAATTCTGATTTCACAAACGGAAATACAGAAGTTGATGATGAACTTCACTCAACATCAGGTAATGCTATTGGGTATTTATTAATGTTTTTAGGATTGCAAGGTAATATTGGTGGTGCTTATGTTGAAGGTATTACAAGTAGTAATATTACAACAGCTATTAAAGCATCAGCTGAACAATGAAAAGAAATCTATAACAGTTATGTATTTAACACAGATGTGTTAAAATCATCAAATCCAGTAGATTATAAAACAACTGATTACTACATTAATTATGTTTATAATACTGAAAATAATCAAGATATTGATAATCTAATTACCCAATTTACAGATTTTGGTAACAAATTTAACACAATTAAAGGTTTGGATACTGGTGAATGACGTTTAAGCAGAACATCAGGTAAATCTAAAAATTACTTTATTTATAATTTTGGTAAAGCTGGTACTGAAAATGGTGGAATTAACAACTCACAAATTTCAGCAATGCTAAATTCATTTAAAAATATTCAAAAAATAGGAAATGAAAAATTAGCTAGTTTAAAAAGAAGTACCATTAATAACGATCAAAACTTTGTTAATTTACCACAAACTGATATTGATGCTATTAAAAAATTAATAAAAGCAAAAACAAATACTGCACAAATTACTAACTTAATGAATAATGTTACACCTGTATTAAATGCTTATAAGAGTATTATTGACAAATATCAAACTATTGCACAATTAAAAGCTACAGAATTGTATACCTTAGCTTCTCAAGACAAGCAAGAAAACTATGATGCCGTTGTTACTGAAATCGAAAAATATTTCATAGTTTCAAATCAAGAAGGTGAAACAGTATATACAGATGCTGGTATTAGTTTTTCTACAGAAAGAGAACAATTTATTCCTACCTCATCAGAACTTCCTGTTTTAACTACAGAAAATTCAAAATTATTATTGGAAAGATTGCAAACAGCTGAAGATGAACTTAATGGACTTAGAAACAAAGCAATTAACGAACTAAAAACTGTAATTTCACCAAATAAAGAGTTAACAGCTGAACAACTAGAAACATTTACTAACCAAATTAATGCACTTACAGGTAATTCATCTAAAAAAGCATCAGCAATTAAAGCTATTTTAGAAGAAGCTAAGTTGCAAGCTTTAATTAATAAAGCTGAATTAGATAAACCAAAATTTGCTAACACAGAAGCAAATGAAAATAATAAAGCTTTAAATGATGCTATTGCAAATGCACAAACATTAATTACAAATGGTATGCAAGCTGATCAAGCTGAACCAGGTAGCTTTGAAACATCTTATAATAACTTTTTAGAAGGTTACAATTCATTATCTGAGGCTTTAACAAATGCTGAAAATGCAAATAAAGCATATAGAGAAGAAAAATTAACAGAAATTAAAAAACAACTTACAAACTTACCTGAAAGCATTCTAAATCAAATTACATATGATGCAACTAAAGATATGAGTGCATCTGATTTTGAAACATATTTATCTAATTTAACTAACTTAAATAATAATGCTGCATTTGCAAAAGAATTATCAACTATTGATATTAACATTAATCCATCTCAAAAAGATGAATTAACAGCACTAAAAAATGGAACTTACACTCCAAATTTTGCTGATGCAAATGTAACAACAAACAGCGGTTTAACCGATCTTATTAACAAACTTAAGAAATCAAATACTGATTCCTTAAATAAATTAAAAGAATTAGCAGTTAATAGTAATAACACATATAACAATGAACAATTATTATCATCATCAAACCAAGAAGAACAAAATAATATTATTAATGCTTTAACTGAAGCTAATACTGATTCATTAACTAAAATAACTGATTCATTAAAGAAAACAAATGATTTTATTACAAATCAACAAAATATCAATAAATATAATGATTATGTAACTCAATTAGAAACTTACTTAAGTTCAAATTTATTAACTGATGAAGTTAAAAATTCAAATTCTGAATTTATTACTTCTTTACAAGAAGCTATCAAACAAGCTAAAGAAAATAGTTTAAATCAAAATCAAGAATCAACAGAAATTTCAAATGCATTAAATACTTTAAAAACTAATTTTTATGATAAAGCATTTGAACTTGCTAAAAATACATTAACAACAGAAATTAATAAATTAACAGCTCCTTTTTTAGCTCAAACTAAAGCTAATTTAGAAACTAATTTAAATGCTGACTCATTAGGTAAATTGATTACTGATAACACGACAACATTACAAAATGTTTCTCAATTATTAGATTATCAACAAAAAATAACTGTTAATTTACCAACTTATAATTTAGATGATAAAAAGAATTTATCAACTAAAGTGATTTTCAATGTTTCATCACCTGAAAGTAAGAAAGCTTATAATGATGCATATAATGCATTAACAAAGTTTGAAAAAGAGGCTGGTTCTCAAGTTGTTACACCTGAACAAATGAAATTATTATTAGATAATATGAATAATGCTAAAAATAATTTATCAGGTAAAGAACCATTTTTAGGTTTAAAAGAAAAATTAAGTGATTCATTAGTATCTGATGCGCTTTCTGATTCATTAATTGCTACTATTCAAAAACAAATGATGCAATTAGATTCACCTCAAGCTTTAATTGATTTAAATAATAAGGTTGATACCTTAGTTGATGCAAGAAACAATATTGTAAGTATTATTTCTAGTGATACATATGCTAAATTTATTTCTAAATTAAATGATTATAATTATCAAAATGATTGAAATCAACAAAATCCTTCTATTGCAATCGAATCTGAAAAAGATTTAAGAAAATATCAACAAGACTTAGAAACCAGTGCTTTCTATGATGCTATTGAAGATATTAATAATAAATTCAATCAACAAATGTTTCCTGAATTAAGTGCAGAAAATAAATCAAATGCACCATTAGTAACAAAAACTATTAATTCAGAAGATGAAGGACAAAAAGAAATTACTGTAATTAATTTAGATAATGCAAAATTATATAATGATGCATATAACGAATACAATAAGAATCTAGGTTACTTAAATCAAGGTATTAGAACCGCATGAAATAAAGAAACAACTAAAGTTAATGATTTAATTGCTTATATAAAAGCTAATAATAATGAAGATGTTGCAAATAAATTAGTAAGTGACCTTAATAATCAATTAAATAATTTTGCTGATTTAAAAACTCCAAATGAATCTAATATTGAATCATTACCAAAATTAATTGTGGCTAAAAATCTTATTCAAAATAACTTAACTAATACCATTGTTAATACTTTAGCAACTAAATACCCATATGTAGGAAAAGATTTTATCCAAGTTATAGCAAATAGAACTGACACAGTTGATTATGACTTTGATACTATTTTAAATAATATTTCATCTACTCTTCCAACCCTTAATAAAGATGCAAAAGACTTAAGTGATGTAATGACAAATGCTGCTTTATTACAATCAGATGATTCATTATTTTCACTAGCTAGTGAAGAAGATAAAAAAGTATTTGAAAAAGCATTTACAGATGCTAAAGAAATAATGAATGTAAATGAAAATTCAAGTCATTTAATTGCACCGCAATCAAATAGTGATGATCTAACATCATCTGAATATATAAATACAGTAGCAAAAGCATTACAAAGTGCTATTGAAACAATTGAAAAAAATACATTAGGTACTAAGAAACAACAAGCTATTGAAACAATTAACAAATTATCAAGTTTAAAACAAGCGGAAAAAACTAATTTCATTAATTCGATTAATTCAGCTAAAACAATTGAAGAAATTAATAATATAGTTACAGAAGCAACTAAATTAAACGAAATCAATAAAGCATTAAATATAGCTAAAGGAAAAGCTTTAGACGCATTAGAAAAGCTTACAAATCTTTCACCAGCACAAGTTAAACAAGTTGATGACTCTATTAATTCTGCATCTACACCAGAAGCTGTACAACAAGCTTTGGATGATGCTAAAGCTTTAAATGCAAAAATAGGCGAACTAAAAACTGCACAAGCTAATGCAACTAATGCAATTAATGCTCTTGCCAACTTAACTCAAGAACAAAAAGATGCTTATGTAACTCAAATTAATCAAGCTACTACACCAGAAGCTATAAGTCAAATTCAAACACAAGCTAGCGAGCTTAATAATGCAATTGAATCATTAAATTCAGCTATTAAAAATGCTGAAGCTAAAATGAATTCAACTGACTATACAAATGCAACACCTGATTCAAAAGCTAGTTTTGATTCAGCTTTACAAGTCGCTAAGGATGCTGTAAAAAATGCTTACCAAAACCTAAATGCTTCTCAAATTGAGCAATTAGCAACATCTTTAAGTAATAGTGAAAAAGTTTTAGATGGAAATGATGCTGAAGCACAAAAAGCTTATGCTCTAAAATTAGCTAAAGAAAAAGCTATCAAAGATTTAAGTAACTTAACAAACTTAACCGAACAACAAATTGAAGCATTAACAAACCAAATTAATAGTGCAACTACATCAGAACAAGTAGTAACCGATTCGCAAAATGCTACAGCAATTAATACATCAATGATGAACTTAATTAATGCTATGAAGCAAGCTAAAGATGTACAAGATACAGATAACTTCAAGTATGCTACATTAAATAATCAAACAGAACTTGTAAAAGACTTGGTTGAATACAAAGCATTACTAACAAATGGTTTAGCAAATGCTTCAAGTGAAACTATTGAAGCTATGACTAATAAACTATTAAATGATGTTAAAGCATTAAATGGTGATGTAAATAAGGCTAATGGTAAAAACAATACTTTATGATATTGATTATCATTCTTAATCCTTTCAATTGTTGTATTATTCTCAGGAATGTTTGCATACTTTTATACAAATAAAAAAAGAAATAAGAATAACTAA
- the rpsD gene encoding 30S ribosomal protein S4, producing MSRYTGPVFKKSRRLGFSILESGKEFAKGKKRTYAPGQHGNKRVKLSEYGLHLYEKQKVKHLYGVNEKQLHKVFQKAVKAKGITGTNMLQLLESRLDNLVYRAGYAATRRQARQLVNHNHFVVDGKKANIPSMIVSVGSEITLKEKSRTNVQIKEAMENREAASWLTRKDFTVKLDRLPERNELHPEIKDALVVEFYSK from the coding sequence ATGTCAAGATACACAGGACCTGTATTTAAAAAATCACGTCGTTTAGGATTTTCAATTCTTGAATCAGGAAAAGAATTTGCTAAAGGTAAAAAAAGAACTTATGCTCCAGGACAACACGGAAATAAAAGAGTAAAACTTTCAGAATATGGATTACACCTATACGAAAAACAAAAAGTTAAACATTTATATGGTGTTAACGAAAAACAATTACATAAAGTATTCCAAAAAGCTGTTAAAGCTAAAGGAATTACAGGGACAAACATGCTTCAATTACTTGAATCACGTTTAGACAACTTAGTTTACAGAGCTGGATATGCTGCAACACGTAGACAAGCACGTCAATTAGTAAACCACAACCACTTTGTTGTTGATGGTAAAAAAGCTAACATCCCTTCAATGATTGTTTCAGTAGGATCAGAAATTACTCTTAAAGAAAAATCAAGAACAAATGTACAAATTAAAGAAGCTATGGAAAACCGTGAAGCTGCTTCATGATTAACAAGAAAAGACTTCACTGTTAAATTAGATAGATTACCTGAAAGAAATGAATTACACCCAGAAATCAAGGATGCTTTAGTTGTTGAGTTCTACTCAAAATAG
- the rpmE gene encoding 50S ribosomal protein L31 yields MKKNIHPEYHTVEAKCSTCQKSFTFKSVKPNFTLDVCSGCHPVYTGSRAQVKATGRIDRFNRRLEKKNSK; encoded by the coding sequence ATGAAAAAAAACATTCACCCAGAATACCACACAGTTGAAGCAAAATGCTCAACATGTCAAAAATCATTTACTTTCAAATCTGTTAAACCAAACTTTACATTAGACGTTTGTTCAGGTTGCCACCCTGTTTACACAGGATCAAGAGCACAAGTTAAAGCAACTGGAAGAATTGATAGATTCAACAGAAGACTTGAAAAAAAGAACTCTAAATAA
- a CDS encoding GIY-YIG nuclease family protein: MNSANRDKIEEKIKNIPHKPGVYLWKNSANEVIYVGKAKDLRKRLSNYLNGSLNSYKTPKMLQEAIDFEVFITNTENDSFLLENNYIKQYSPKYNIKLQDDRHYPYLGIKIQKNGLLSIDKEYRIKNKTKDTYYYGPFSTNSNLEDLVDILQRNFTYQDGLVIKQSPYAESLKKYKKIIHILKFSDNDFINQLTVLRDKNSKLNNFELAQQYHNTIQTLQKIKQSQVVELETYKNIDVFSFKKINDDFTIQIVFYRYGIQVGSLHFFCDSLDLQIQDFIAEYLNNYYRRNIVPNNILLDEEYRDLNFEDAFINNIIIFPKSGILKEVITLANINNENNIKLNYNEWKYKHSNTQDAWDELESILNNGNPIKEIFIFDNSHSALKSSGGVACCWQNAKQIEYKSFSFNHEVEFAQMNKHSDVQLMYLTVFKFINEYSSNLDKNTIFIVDGAIAQINEAKYALKENEIDYIKVYGLVKNDKHKTSYLINDANEILEISPKVFTLLSLMQKNVDDFAKSAMHKRYKANSRKNSLLNIKGIGQQTESKLLNVFKNYADIKNATYEQLAQVIDKKKAKMIYDEYHK; the protein is encoded by the coding sequence ATGAATTCAGCAAACAGAGATAAAATTGAAGAAAAAATAAAAAATATACCACATAAACCAGGTGTCTATTTATGAAAAAATAGTGCAAACGAAGTCATTTATGTAGGTAAAGCTAAAGATTTAAGAAAAAGGTTAAGCAATTACTTAAATGGTTCTTTAAACTCATATAAAACACCTAAAATGCTACAGGAAGCTATTGATTTTGAAGTATTTATAACTAATACAGAAAATGATTCTTTTCTGCTAGAAAATAATTATATTAAACAGTATTCGCCAAAATATAATATTAAATTACAAGATGATCGACATTATCCATATTTAGGAATAAAAATTCAAAAAAACGGACTATTAAGTATTGATAAAGAATATCGAATCAAAAATAAAACTAAGGATACTTATTACTATGGGCCATTTTCAACTAATAGCAATTTAGAAGATTTAGTTGATATTTTGCAAAGAAACTTTACTTATCAAGATGGGTTAGTTATTAAGCAATCTCCTTATGCTGAATCATTAAAAAAATATAAAAAAATAATTCATATTTTAAAATTCTCAGATAATGATTTTATTAATCAATTAACTGTTTTAAGAGATAAAAATAGTAAATTAAATAATTTTGAATTAGCACAGCAATATCACAATACTATTCAAACTTTACAAAAAATAAAACAATCTCAAGTTGTTGAATTAGAAACATATAAAAATATTGATGTATTTTCATTTAAAAAGATTAATGATGATTTTACAATTCAAATTGTATTTTATAGATATGGAATTCAAGTTGGTTCACTTCATTTCTTCTGCGATTCTCTAGATTTACAAATTCAAGATTTTATAGCTGAATATTTAAATAATTATTACCGAAGAAATATTGTTCCAAATAATATTTTGCTAGATGAAGAATATAGAGATTTAAATTTTGAAGATGCATTCATTAATAACATTATTATCTTTCCAAAAAGTGGTATTTTAAAAGAAGTAATAACACTTGCTAATATTAATAACGAAAACAATATTAAATTAAATTACAATGAATGAAAATACAAGCATTCAAATACTCAAGATGCTTGAGATGAATTAGAAAGTATATTAAATAATGGTAATCCTATTAAAGAAATATTTATATTTGATAATTCACATTCTGCTTTAAAAAGCTCTGGTGGAGTAGCTTGTTGCTGACAAAATGCTAAACAAATAGAATACAAATCATTTTCATTTAATCATGAAGTTGAGTTTGCTCAAATGAATAAACATTCTGATGTACAACTTATGTATTTAACTGTTTTTAAGTTTATTAATGAATATTCTTCAAATTTAGATAAAAACACCATTTTTATTGTAGATGGAGCAATAGCTCAAATTAATGAAGCTAAATATGCTTTAAAAGAAAATGAAATAGATTACATCAAGGTATATGGCCTAGTTAAAAATGATAAACATAAAACAAGTTATTTAATAAATGATGCTAATGAAATACTTGAAATATCCCCAAAAGTTTTTACTTTATTATCGCTAATGCAAAAAAATGTTGATGATTTTGCAAAAAGTGCTATGCATAAAAGATATAAAGCAAATTCTCGTAAAAATTCTTTACTTAATATAAAAGGAATAGGACAGCAAACTGAAAGTAAATTATTAAATGTATTTAAAAACTATGCTGATATTAAAAATGCTACATATGAACAATTAGCACAAGTGATTGATAAGAAAAAAGCAAAAATGATTTATGATGAATATCATAAATAA